In Agelaius phoeniceus isolate bAgePho1 chromosome 14, bAgePho1.hap1, whole genome shotgun sequence, a single genomic region encodes these proteins:
- the PHKA1 gene encoding phosphorylase b kinase regulatory subunit alpha, skeletal muscle isoform isoform X3: MRSRSNSGVRLDGYGRLVQQTILRHQDAVTGLLPASADHQDAWVRDNVYSILAVWGLGLAYRKNADRDEDKAKAYELEQSVVKLMQGLLQCMMRQVDKVEAFKYSQSTRDCLHAKYNTHTCATVVGDHEWGHLQMDATSLYLLMLAQMTASGLHIIHSLDEVNFIQNLVFYIEAAYKTADFGIWERGDKTNQGITELNASSVGMAKAALEALDELDLFGAKGGPQSVIWVLSDEVQHCQSILHSMLPRASTSKEVDASVLSVISYPAFAVEDSELVEITKQEIITKLQGRYGCCRFLRDGYRTPKEDPKRLYYEPAELKLFENIECEWPLFWAYLMIDGIFSGNMEQVQEYREALEGVLIKGKNGVRLLPELYSVPPDKVDEEYRNPHTVDRIPMGKLPHMWGQSLYILGCLMAEGFLAPGEIDPLNRRFATVPKPDVVVQVCILAETEGIKAILQKEGINVETVADVYPIRVQPARILSHIYARLGRNKQMCLTGRPYRHMGVLGTSKLYKIRKSIFTFTPQFIDQQQFYLALDNKMIVEMLRTDLSYLCSRWRMTGRPTITFPISHTMLDETSSSVHPTVLAMLQKLQDGYFGGARIQTGKLSEFLTTSCRTHLSFMDPGPEEDTDDEVAQYLDHLLQRTTPQSNLPPTTQRGGLSRFRAAVQTTRDLMSLASKAKDLHVQNVGMYVPSGIFQASQQSVKLLSSLHQHDLDGKSHALYAEMNLPRDEDGNVDCKALVDQLRICPTLQEQADILYMLHILKGPEWHTGLDSEPGPTIKELLTELYVRVGETRQWALIRYISGILKKKVEALDEACTDLLSHQKHLTVGLPPEPREKTISTPIPYEELVHLIDEASEKNLSVSILTQEIMVYLAMYIRTQPALFAEMFRIRIGLIIQVMATELAHSLRCSAGEATENLMNLSPSDMKSLLYHILSGKEFGVERSVRSVDSSLTTAVSICDMGAVGTTRPERTGLVRLKSEIKQQLDKRRQSLPGSKSAGHTELLGKDSFSRMLEDQGTTDSRQGQWQRRRRLDGALNRVPVGFYQKVWKVLQKCHGLSVEGFVLPSSTTREMTPGEMKFAVHVESVLNRVPQPEYRQLLVEAILVLTMLVDMEVHTIGGIIAVEKILHIANDLFYEEQKALGADEHMLERDPSTGICSLLYDSAPSGRFGTMTYLSKSVALYVYDFLPTDGCSMQ, encoded by the exons GGGTCCGGGACAACGTGTACAGCATCTTGGCGGTGTGGGGTCTTGGCCTAGCCTACCGCAAGAATGCCGACCGCGACGAGGACAAGGCCAAGGCCTACGAGCTGGAGCAG AGCGTGGTGAAGCTgatgcaggggctgctccagtgCATGATGAGACAG GTGGACAAGGTAGAGGCCTTCAAGTACAGTCAGAGCACCAGGGACTGCCTGCATGCCAAGTATAACACCCACACCTGTGCCACTGTGGTAGGAGACCACGAATGGGGTCACCTACAGATGGATGCTACCTCCCTCTACCTCCTCATGCTTGCACAAATGACGGCTTCAG GCCTCCACATAATTCACAGCTTGGATGAAGTCAACTTTATCCAGAACCTTGTGTTCTACATCGAAGCTGCCTACAAAACTGCG GACTTTGGCATATGGGAGCGTGGGGACAAGACAAACCAGGGCATCACCGAGTTGAATGCCAGTTCTGTTGGCATGGCCAAG gctgccctggaggcaCTGGATGAGCTGGATCTCTTTGGAGCCAAGGGAGGCCCACAGTCAGTGATATGGGTGCTGTCAGATGAagtgcagcactgccag TCGATCCTCCACTCAATGCTGCCCAGGGCCTCCACATCCAAGGAGGTGGATGCCAGTGTGCTCTCTGTCATCTCCTACCCAGCATTTGCTGTGGAGGACAGCGAGCTGGTAGAAATCACCAAGCAGGAGATTATCACCAAGCTGCAG GGCCGCTATGGCTGCTGCCGCTTCCTCCGGGATGGATACAGGACTCCCAAAGAG GACCCCAAACGCCTCTACTATGAACCTGCTGAGCTGAAGCTGTTTGAGAACATTGAGTGTGAGTGGCCTCTCTTCTGGGCATACTTGATGATTGATGGGATTTTCAGTGGAAACATGGAGCAG GTGCAGGAGTACCGGGAAGCCCTTGAGGGGGTTCTTATCAAGGGGAAGAATGGGGTAcgcctgctgccagagctctACAGTGTCCCACCAGATAAG GTGGATGAAGAATACAGGAATCCGCACACTGTGGATAGGATACCCATGGGCAAGCTGCCACACATGTGGGGACAGTCCCTCTACATCCTGGGTTGTCTGATGGCCGAG GGGTTTCTAGCTCCTGGTGAAATAGATCCCCTCAACCGCCGTTTCGCGACTGTCCCTAAACCTGATGTGGTGGTCCAAG TGTGTATCCTGGCTGAAACAGAGGGGATCAAGGCAATCCTGCAGAAGGAAGGCATTAACGTGGAGACTGTGGCAGACGTCTACCCCATCAGAGTGCAGCCTGCTCGTATCCTCAGCCACATCTATGCCCGGCTGG GCCGCAACAAGCAGATGTGCCTTACTGGACGGCCCTACCGGCATATGGGTGTCCTTGGGACTTCCAAGCTCTACAAAATCAGGAAGAGCATCTTTACCTTTACCCCACAG TTCATAGACCAGCAGCAGTTCTACCTGGCTCTTGACAACAAGATGATTGTGGAGATGCTGAGGACAGACCTCTCCTACCTGTGCAGCCGGTGGAGGATGACTGGGCGACCAACCATCACCTTTCCCATCTCCCACACCATGCTCG ATGAAACCAGCAGCAGTGTGCATCCCACGGTGCTGGCAatgctgcagaagctgcaggATGGGTATTTTGGTGGTGCAAG AATTCAGACTGGTAAATTGTCGGAGTTCCTGACAACATCATGCCGAACACACCTCAGCTTTATGGACCCTGGGCCAGAGG AGGACACTGACGATGAGGTTGCTCAGTATCTGGATCACCTGCTGCAGCGCACGACTCCGCAGTCAAACCTGCCTCCGACCACCCAGCGGGGAGGGCTGAGCCGcttcagggctgctgtccagacCACCCGTGACCTCATGTCCCTGGCATCCAAGGCCAAGGACCTGCATGTCCAGA atgTTGGGATGTATGTCCCCAGCGGGATCTTCCAGGCATCGCAGCAGTCAGTTAAGCTTCTGAGTTCACTCCACCAGCATGACTTGGATGGCAAG AGCCACGCACTCTATGCAGAGATGAACTTGCCACGTGATGAGGATGGCAACGTGGACTGCAAGGCACTGGTGGACCAGCTGCGCATCTGCCCCACGCTGCAGGAACAAGCAGACATCCTTTACATGCTCCACATCCTCAA GGGACCCGAGTGGCACACAGGGCTTGATAGTGAGCCTGGCCCCACCATCAAGGAGCTGCTCACTGAGTTGTATGTGCGTGTGGGGGAGACACGCCAGTGGGCCCTGATTCGCTACATCTCTGGTATCCTCAAGAAGAAAGTTGAAGCTCTGGATGAG GCCTGTACTGACCTCCTGTCTCACCAGAAACACTTGACAGTGGGGCTGCCCCCAGAGCCACGTGAGAAGACAATCTCCAC CCCGATCCCCTATGAGGAACTTGTTCACCTTATTGATGAAGCCAGTGAGAAGAACCTCAGTGTGTCTATCCTCACccag GAGATCATGGTATACTTAGCCATGTACATACGCACACAGCCTGCACTGTTTGCTGAGATGTTCCGCATCCGCATTGGGCTCATCATCCAGGTGATGGCAACAGAGCTGGCACACTCCCTGCGTTGTTCAG CTGGAGAAGCCACGGAGAACCTGATGAATCTCAGCCCATCAGACATGAAGAGTCTCCTCTACCACATCCTTTCTGGCAAGGAGTTTGGGGTGGAAAGGAGCG TGCGTTCAGTGGACTCGTCGCTCACCACTGCTGTCTCCATCTGTGACATGGGAGCTGTCGGGACCACCAGGCCTGAGCGCACTGGCCTTGTCAGGCTGAAAAGTGAAATCAAGCAG CAATTGGATAAACGTAGGCAGTCTCTGCCTGGGAGTAAG tctgctgggcacacagagctgctgggcaaGGACTCCTTTTCAAGGATGCTAGAAGACCAGGGCACTACGGACAGCCGTCAGGGCCAGTGGCAGCGGAGGCGCCGGCTGGATGGGGCCCTTAACCGTGTCCCTGTGGGCTTCTACCAGAAGGTCTGGAAGGTCCTGCAGAAG TGCCATGGTCTCTCTGTGGAGGGCTTTGTTCTTCCCTCCTCAACAACCAGAGAG ATGACCCCAGGGGAAATGAAGTTTGCTGTGCATGTGGAATCTGTCCTCAACCGTGTGCCCCAGCCAGAGTacaggcagctgctggtggaAGCTATCTTAGTGCTCACCATGCTGGTGGACATGGAGGTGCACACCATTGGTGGCATCATAGCTGTGGAAAAGATCTTGCACATAGCAAATGACCTCTTCTATGAGGAGCAG AAAGCCCTGGGTGCTGATGAGCACATGCTGGAGAGGGATCCTTCGACAGGCATCTGCAGCCTGCTGTATGACAGTGCACCAAGCGGCCGGTTTGGCACCATGACGTATCTGTCCAAGTCGGTGGCCTTGTATGTGTACGACTTTCTGCCCACAGATGGCTGCTCCATGCAGTAG
- the PHKA1 gene encoding phosphorylase b kinase regulatory subunit alpha, skeletal muscle isoform isoform X2 has protein sequence MRSRSNSGVRLDGYGRLVQQTILRHQDAVTGLLPASADHQDAWVRDNVYSILAVWGLGLAYRKNADRDEDKAKAYELEQSVVKLMQGLLQCMMRQVDKVEAFKYSQSTRDCLHAKYNTHTCATVVGDHEWGHLQMDATSLYLLMLAQMTASGLHIIHSLDEVNFIQNLVFYIEAAYKTADFGIWERGDKTNQGITELNASSVGMAKAALEALDELDLFGAKGGPQSVIWVLSDEVQHCQSILHSMLPRASTSKEVDASVLSVISYPAFAVEDSELVEITKQEIITKLQGRYGCCRFLRDGYRTPKEDPKRLYYEPAELKLFENIECEWPLFWAYLMIDGIFSGNMEQVQEYREALEGVLIKGKNGVRLLPELYSVPPDKVDEEYRNPHTVDRIPMGKLPHMWGQSLYILGCLMAEGFLAPGEIDPLNRRFATVPKPDVVVQVCILAETEGIKAILQKEGINVETVADVYPIRVQPARILSHIYARLGRNKQMCLTGRPYRHMGVLGTSKLYKIRKSIFTFTPQFIDQQQFYLALDNKMIVEMLRTDLSYLCSRWRMTGRPTITFPISHTMLDETSSSVHPTVLAMLQKLQDGYFGGARIQTGKLSEFLTTSCRTHLSFMDPGPEEDTDDEVAQYLDHLLQRTTPQSNLPPTTQRGGLSRFRAAVQTTRDLMSLASKAKDLHVQNVGMYVPSGIFQASQQSVKLLSSLHQHDLDGKSHALYAEMNLPRDEDGNVDCKALVDQLRICPTLQEQADILYMLHILKGPEWHTGLDSEPGPTIKELLTELYVRVGETRQWALIRYISGILKKKVEALDEACTDLLSHQKHLTVGLPPEPREKTISTPIPYEELVHLIDEASEKNLSVSILTQEIMVYLAMYIRTQPALFAEMFRIRIGLIIQVMATELAHSLRCSAGEATENLMNLSPSDMKSLLYHILSGKEFGVERSVRSVDSSLTTAVSICDMGAVGTTRPERTGLVRLKSEIKQPLSLQSGDTALRSSLSAGHTELLGKDSFSRMLEDQGTTDSRQGQWQRRRRLDGALNRVPVGFYQKVWKVLQKCHGLSVEGFVLPSSTTREMTPGEMKFAVHVESVLNRVPQPEYRQLLVEAILVLTMLVDMEVHTIGGIIAVEKILHIANDLFYEEQKALGADEHMLERDPSTGICSLLYDSAPSGRFGTMTYLSKSVALYVYDFLPTDGCSMQ, from the exons GGGTCCGGGACAACGTGTACAGCATCTTGGCGGTGTGGGGTCTTGGCCTAGCCTACCGCAAGAATGCCGACCGCGACGAGGACAAGGCCAAGGCCTACGAGCTGGAGCAG AGCGTGGTGAAGCTgatgcaggggctgctccagtgCATGATGAGACAG GTGGACAAGGTAGAGGCCTTCAAGTACAGTCAGAGCACCAGGGACTGCCTGCATGCCAAGTATAACACCCACACCTGTGCCACTGTGGTAGGAGACCACGAATGGGGTCACCTACAGATGGATGCTACCTCCCTCTACCTCCTCATGCTTGCACAAATGACGGCTTCAG GCCTCCACATAATTCACAGCTTGGATGAAGTCAACTTTATCCAGAACCTTGTGTTCTACATCGAAGCTGCCTACAAAACTGCG GACTTTGGCATATGGGAGCGTGGGGACAAGACAAACCAGGGCATCACCGAGTTGAATGCCAGTTCTGTTGGCATGGCCAAG gctgccctggaggcaCTGGATGAGCTGGATCTCTTTGGAGCCAAGGGAGGCCCACAGTCAGTGATATGGGTGCTGTCAGATGAagtgcagcactgccag TCGATCCTCCACTCAATGCTGCCCAGGGCCTCCACATCCAAGGAGGTGGATGCCAGTGTGCTCTCTGTCATCTCCTACCCAGCATTTGCTGTGGAGGACAGCGAGCTGGTAGAAATCACCAAGCAGGAGATTATCACCAAGCTGCAG GGCCGCTATGGCTGCTGCCGCTTCCTCCGGGATGGATACAGGACTCCCAAAGAG GACCCCAAACGCCTCTACTATGAACCTGCTGAGCTGAAGCTGTTTGAGAACATTGAGTGTGAGTGGCCTCTCTTCTGGGCATACTTGATGATTGATGGGATTTTCAGTGGAAACATGGAGCAG GTGCAGGAGTACCGGGAAGCCCTTGAGGGGGTTCTTATCAAGGGGAAGAATGGGGTAcgcctgctgccagagctctACAGTGTCCCACCAGATAAG GTGGATGAAGAATACAGGAATCCGCACACTGTGGATAGGATACCCATGGGCAAGCTGCCACACATGTGGGGACAGTCCCTCTACATCCTGGGTTGTCTGATGGCCGAG GGGTTTCTAGCTCCTGGTGAAATAGATCCCCTCAACCGCCGTTTCGCGACTGTCCCTAAACCTGATGTGGTGGTCCAAG TGTGTATCCTGGCTGAAACAGAGGGGATCAAGGCAATCCTGCAGAAGGAAGGCATTAACGTGGAGACTGTGGCAGACGTCTACCCCATCAGAGTGCAGCCTGCTCGTATCCTCAGCCACATCTATGCCCGGCTGG GCCGCAACAAGCAGATGTGCCTTACTGGACGGCCCTACCGGCATATGGGTGTCCTTGGGACTTCCAAGCTCTACAAAATCAGGAAGAGCATCTTTACCTTTACCCCACAG TTCATAGACCAGCAGCAGTTCTACCTGGCTCTTGACAACAAGATGATTGTGGAGATGCTGAGGACAGACCTCTCCTACCTGTGCAGCCGGTGGAGGATGACTGGGCGACCAACCATCACCTTTCCCATCTCCCACACCATGCTCG ATGAAACCAGCAGCAGTGTGCATCCCACGGTGCTGGCAatgctgcagaagctgcaggATGGGTATTTTGGTGGTGCAAG AATTCAGACTGGTAAATTGTCGGAGTTCCTGACAACATCATGCCGAACACACCTCAGCTTTATGGACCCTGGGCCAGAGG AGGACACTGACGATGAGGTTGCTCAGTATCTGGATCACCTGCTGCAGCGCACGACTCCGCAGTCAAACCTGCCTCCGACCACCCAGCGGGGAGGGCTGAGCCGcttcagggctgctgtccagacCACCCGTGACCTCATGTCCCTGGCATCCAAGGCCAAGGACCTGCATGTCCAGA atgTTGGGATGTATGTCCCCAGCGGGATCTTCCAGGCATCGCAGCAGTCAGTTAAGCTTCTGAGTTCACTCCACCAGCATGACTTGGATGGCAAG AGCCACGCACTCTATGCAGAGATGAACTTGCCACGTGATGAGGATGGCAACGTGGACTGCAAGGCACTGGTGGACCAGCTGCGCATCTGCCCCACGCTGCAGGAACAAGCAGACATCCTTTACATGCTCCACATCCTCAA GGGACCCGAGTGGCACACAGGGCTTGATAGTGAGCCTGGCCCCACCATCAAGGAGCTGCTCACTGAGTTGTATGTGCGTGTGGGGGAGACACGCCAGTGGGCCCTGATTCGCTACATCTCTGGTATCCTCAAGAAGAAAGTTGAAGCTCTGGATGAG GCCTGTACTGACCTCCTGTCTCACCAGAAACACTTGACAGTGGGGCTGCCCCCAGAGCCACGTGAGAAGACAATCTCCAC CCCGATCCCCTATGAGGAACTTGTTCACCTTATTGATGAAGCCAGTGAGAAGAACCTCAGTGTGTCTATCCTCACccag GAGATCATGGTATACTTAGCCATGTACATACGCACACAGCCTGCACTGTTTGCTGAGATGTTCCGCATCCGCATTGGGCTCATCATCCAGGTGATGGCAACAGAGCTGGCACACTCCCTGCGTTGTTCAG CTGGAGAAGCCACGGAGAACCTGATGAATCTCAGCCCATCAGACATGAAGAGTCTCCTCTACCACATCCTTTCTGGCAAGGAGTTTGGGGTGGAAAGGAGCG TGCGTTCAGTGGACTCGTCGCTCACCACTGCTGTCTCCATCTGTGACATGGGAGCTGTCGGGACCACCAGGCCTGAGCGCACTGGCCTTGTCAGGCTGAAAAGTGAAATCAAGCAG CCCCTCAGTTTGCAGTCCGGAGACACCGCCCTCAGGTCCTCTCTG tctgctgggcacacagagctgctgggcaaGGACTCCTTTTCAAGGATGCTAGAAGACCAGGGCACTACGGACAGCCGTCAGGGCCAGTGGCAGCGGAGGCGCCGGCTGGATGGGGCCCTTAACCGTGTCCCTGTGGGCTTCTACCAGAAGGTCTGGAAGGTCCTGCAGAAG TGCCATGGTCTCTCTGTGGAGGGCTTTGTTCTTCCCTCCTCAACAACCAGAGAG ATGACCCCAGGGGAAATGAAGTTTGCTGTGCATGTGGAATCTGTCCTCAACCGTGTGCCCCAGCCAGAGTacaggcagctgctggtggaAGCTATCTTAGTGCTCACCATGCTGGTGGACATGGAGGTGCACACCATTGGTGGCATCATAGCTGTGGAAAAGATCTTGCACATAGCAAATGACCTCTTCTATGAGGAGCAG AAAGCCCTGGGTGCTGATGAGCACATGCTGGAGAGGGATCCTTCGACAGGCATCTGCAGCCTGCTGTATGACAGTGCACCAAGCGGCCGGTTTGGCACCATGACGTATCTGTCCAAGTCGGTGGCCTTGTATGTGTACGACTTTCTGCCCACAGATGGCTGCTCCATGCAGTAG
- the PHKA1 gene encoding phosphorylase b kinase regulatory subunit alpha, skeletal muscle isoform isoform X1 codes for MRSRSNSGVRLDGYGRLVQQTILRHQDAVTGLLPASADHQDAWVRDNVYSILAVWGLGLAYRKNADRDEDKAKAYELEQSVVKLMQGLLQCMMRQVDKVEAFKYSQSTRDCLHAKYNTHTCATVVGDHEWGHLQMDATSLYLLMLAQMTASGLHIIHSLDEVNFIQNLVFYIEAAYKTADFGIWERGDKTNQGITELNASSVGMAKAALEALDELDLFGAKGGPQSVIWVLSDEVQHCQSILHSMLPRASTSKEVDASVLSVISYPAFAVEDSELVEITKQEIITKLQGRYGCCRFLRDGYRTPKEDPKRLYYEPAELKLFENIECEWPLFWAYLMIDGIFSGNMEQVQEYREALEGVLIKGKNGVRLLPELYSVPPDKVDEEYRNPHTVDRIPMGKLPHMWGQSLYILGCLMAEGFLAPGEIDPLNRRFATVPKPDVVVQVCILAETEGIKAILQKEGINVETVADVYPIRVQPARILSHIYARLGRNKQMCLTGRPYRHMGVLGTSKLYKIRKSIFTFTPQFIDQQQFYLALDNKMIVEMLRTDLSYLCSRWRMTGRPTITFPISHTMLDETSSSVHPTVLAMLQKLQDGYFGGARIQTGKLSEFLTTSCRTHLSFMDPGPEEDTDDEVAQYLDHLLQRTTPQSNLPPTTQRGGLSRFRAAVQTTRDLMSLASKAKDLHVQNVGMYVPSGIFQASQQSVKLLSSLHQHDLDGKSHALYAEMNLPRDEDGNVDCKALVDQLRICPTLQEQADILYMLHILKGPEWHTGLDSEPGPTIKELLTELYVRVGETRQWALIRYISGILKKKVEALDEACTDLLSHQKHLTVGLPPEPREKTISTPIPYEELVHLIDEASEKNLSVSILTQEIMVYLAMYIRTQPALFAEMFRIRIGLIIQVMATELAHSLRCSAGEATENLMNLSPSDMKSLLYHILSGKEFGVERSVRSVDSSLTTAVSICDMGAVGTTRPERTGLVRLKSEIKQQLDKRRQSLPGSKPLSLQSGDTALRSSLSAGHTELLGKDSFSRMLEDQGTTDSRQGQWQRRRRLDGALNRVPVGFYQKVWKVLQKCHGLSVEGFVLPSSTTREMTPGEMKFAVHVESVLNRVPQPEYRQLLVEAILVLTMLVDMEVHTIGGIIAVEKILHIANDLFYEEQKALGADEHMLERDPSTGICSLLYDSAPSGRFGTMTYLSKSVALYVYDFLPTDGCSMQ; via the exons GGGTCCGGGACAACGTGTACAGCATCTTGGCGGTGTGGGGTCTTGGCCTAGCCTACCGCAAGAATGCCGACCGCGACGAGGACAAGGCCAAGGCCTACGAGCTGGAGCAG AGCGTGGTGAAGCTgatgcaggggctgctccagtgCATGATGAGACAG GTGGACAAGGTAGAGGCCTTCAAGTACAGTCAGAGCACCAGGGACTGCCTGCATGCCAAGTATAACACCCACACCTGTGCCACTGTGGTAGGAGACCACGAATGGGGTCACCTACAGATGGATGCTACCTCCCTCTACCTCCTCATGCTTGCACAAATGACGGCTTCAG GCCTCCACATAATTCACAGCTTGGATGAAGTCAACTTTATCCAGAACCTTGTGTTCTACATCGAAGCTGCCTACAAAACTGCG GACTTTGGCATATGGGAGCGTGGGGACAAGACAAACCAGGGCATCACCGAGTTGAATGCCAGTTCTGTTGGCATGGCCAAG gctgccctggaggcaCTGGATGAGCTGGATCTCTTTGGAGCCAAGGGAGGCCCACAGTCAGTGATATGGGTGCTGTCAGATGAagtgcagcactgccag TCGATCCTCCACTCAATGCTGCCCAGGGCCTCCACATCCAAGGAGGTGGATGCCAGTGTGCTCTCTGTCATCTCCTACCCAGCATTTGCTGTGGAGGACAGCGAGCTGGTAGAAATCACCAAGCAGGAGATTATCACCAAGCTGCAG GGCCGCTATGGCTGCTGCCGCTTCCTCCGGGATGGATACAGGACTCCCAAAGAG GACCCCAAACGCCTCTACTATGAACCTGCTGAGCTGAAGCTGTTTGAGAACATTGAGTGTGAGTGGCCTCTCTTCTGGGCATACTTGATGATTGATGGGATTTTCAGTGGAAACATGGAGCAG GTGCAGGAGTACCGGGAAGCCCTTGAGGGGGTTCTTATCAAGGGGAAGAATGGGGTAcgcctgctgccagagctctACAGTGTCCCACCAGATAAG GTGGATGAAGAATACAGGAATCCGCACACTGTGGATAGGATACCCATGGGCAAGCTGCCACACATGTGGGGACAGTCCCTCTACATCCTGGGTTGTCTGATGGCCGAG GGGTTTCTAGCTCCTGGTGAAATAGATCCCCTCAACCGCCGTTTCGCGACTGTCCCTAAACCTGATGTGGTGGTCCAAG TGTGTATCCTGGCTGAAACAGAGGGGATCAAGGCAATCCTGCAGAAGGAAGGCATTAACGTGGAGACTGTGGCAGACGTCTACCCCATCAGAGTGCAGCCTGCTCGTATCCTCAGCCACATCTATGCCCGGCTGG GCCGCAACAAGCAGATGTGCCTTACTGGACGGCCCTACCGGCATATGGGTGTCCTTGGGACTTCCAAGCTCTACAAAATCAGGAAGAGCATCTTTACCTTTACCCCACAG TTCATAGACCAGCAGCAGTTCTACCTGGCTCTTGACAACAAGATGATTGTGGAGATGCTGAGGACAGACCTCTCCTACCTGTGCAGCCGGTGGAGGATGACTGGGCGACCAACCATCACCTTTCCCATCTCCCACACCATGCTCG ATGAAACCAGCAGCAGTGTGCATCCCACGGTGCTGGCAatgctgcagaagctgcaggATGGGTATTTTGGTGGTGCAAG AATTCAGACTGGTAAATTGTCGGAGTTCCTGACAACATCATGCCGAACACACCTCAGCTTTATGGACCCTGGGCCAGAGG AGGACACTGACGATGAGGTTGCTCAGTATCTGGATCACCTGCTGCAGCGCACGACTCCGCAGTCAAACCTGCCTCCGACCACCCAGCGGGGAGGGCTGAGCCGcttcagggctgctgtccagacCACCCGTGACCTCATGTCCCTGGCATCCAAGGCCAAGGACCTGCATGTCCAGA atgTTGGGATGTATGTCCCCAGCGGGATCTTCCAGGCATCGCAGCAGTCAGTTAAGCTTCTGAGTTCACTCCACCAGCATGACTTGGATGGCAAG AGCCACGCACTCTATGCAGAGATGAACTTGCCACGTGATGAGGATGGCAACGTGGACTGCAAGGCACTGGTGGACCAGCTGCGCATCTGCCCCACGCTGCAGGAACAAGCAGACATCCTTTACATGCTCCACATCCTCAA GGGACCCGAGTGGCACACAGGGCTTGATAGTGAGCCTGGCCCCACCATCAAGGAGCTGCTCACTGAGTTGTATGTGCGTGTGGGGGAGACACGCCAGTGGGCCCTGATTCGCTACATCTCTGGTATCCTCAAGAAGAAAGTTGAAGCTCTGGATGAG GCCTGTACTGACCTCCTGTCTCACCAGAAACACTTGACAGTGGGGCTGCCCCCAGAGCCACGTGAGAAGACAATCTCCAC CCCGATCCCCTATGAGGAACTTGTTCACCTTATTGATGAAGCCAGTGAGAAGAACCTCAGTGTGTCTATCCTCACccag GAGATCATGGTATACTTAGCCATGTACATACGCACACAGCCTGCACTGTTTGCTGAGATGTTCCGCATCCGCATTGGGCTCATCATCCAGGTGATGGCAACAGAGCTGGCACACTCCCTGCGTTGTTCAG CTGGAGAAGCCACGGAGAACCTGATGAATCTCAGCCCATCAGACATGAAGAGTCTCCTCTACCACATCCTTTCTGGCAAGGAGTTTGGGGTGGAAAGGAGCG TGCGTTCAGTGGACTCGTCGCTCACCACTGCTGTCTCCATCTGTGACATGGGAGCTGTCGGGACCACCAGGCCTGAGCGCACTGGCCTTGTCAGGCTGAAAAGTGAAATCAAGCAG CAATTGGATAAACGTAGGCAGTCTCTGCCTGGGAGTAAG CCCCTCAGTTTGCAGTCCGGAGACACCGCCCTCAGGTCCTCTCTG tctgctgggcacacagagctgctgggcaaGGACTCCTTTTCAAGGATGCTAGAAGACCAGGGCACTACGGACAGCCGTCAGGGCCAGTGGCAGCGGAGGCGCCGGCTGGATGGGGCCCTTAACCGTGTCCCTGTGGGCTTCTACCAGAAGGTCTGGAAGGTCCTGCAGAAG TGCCATGGTCTCTCTGTGGAGGGCTTTGTTCTTCCCTCCTCAACAACCAGAGAG ATGACCCCAGGGGAAATGAAGTTTGCTGTGCATGTGGAATCTGTCCTCAACCGTGTGCCCCAGCCAGAGTacaggcagctgctggtggaAGCTATCTTAGTGCTCACCATGCTGGTGGACATGGAGGTGCACACCATTGGTGGCATCATAGCTGTGGAAAAGATCTTGCACATAGCAAATGACCTCTTCTATGAGGAGCAG AAAGCCCTGGGTGCTGATGAGCACATGCTGGAGAGGGATCCTTCGACAGGCATCTGCAGCCTGCTGTATGACAGTGCACCAAGCGGCCGGTTTGGCACCATGACGTATCTGTCCAAGTCGGTGGCCTTGTATGTGTACGACTTTCTGCCCACAGATGGCTGCTCCATGCAGTAG